The DNA window TCAAAAAATAAAGAAGAAGGTGCAGAAGATGGTTGAAACTAAAAAGATTATGTGGATGATCAAAAAAGATTTGATGGTCCTATGGAGACACAAACCTCGTTTAATATCCCTATTTTTGTTCCCCATTATCATGATAACCCTTTTTGGTTACGGTATGGGAGGAACAATAAACAACATTCCAGTAGTTGTAGTGGATCAGAGTCAAGGAAACCTGTCTGATGCAACACTAAGTGCAATTAAAGGTAATACATTGTACGATGTTAAGGAAATAACTACAGATCCCAATAAAGGATTGCAAATGGTTCAAAATGGACAGGCAAAAGCAGCCATAATTCTTCCCACGAATTATGATACTCTGAATGATACGTCGCCAAAAAGTATTGTCGTCGATGTCGATTCTTCGGATCAACTGGCAGCAGGCACGATTATACCGGCCACACAAGGCTTATTTACTCAGATAAACCAGCAAATAGCAGAACAAAAACTTCAGTCATCATCAATATCAGTTTCAAGTAGTCAGGTAAATGGAACTCAAGTAGCCCCATACCAAAGCATATTGAACACGATTAATGTTGAAGTAAACAAGTTATACGGTAATATTAGTTATTTAAATTTCCTTGCACCTGCAATAATTGGAATGACCATACTCTTTGGATGTGTGTTTGGTATGGGAGAAATTGTAGCTGGTGAAAGGGAAAGAGGAGAACTTGCCAGATTGTTCATGACCCCTACTAGTGTTGCAACTGTCATTGGAGGAAAAATTATATCCAAATTAGTTCAAGAAACTGGGCGAGGAATTATCTTAATTGTGGCAGCCATAGCTCTATTTGGAATTATTATAAACGGCAGCATGGTGTTGACAATTTTGCTGTTAATACTGGGAGCGCTGTGTTTCATAGGATTTGGAATTATGGTATCTGCAAGGGTTTCATCCCAGGAAGATTTCATGCAGACTGTGATGCCTATTACAATGCCCATGATGTTTTTATCAGGAGTATTTTATCCAATAGAAACAATGCCATGGATATTCCAAAAAATTGCATATATCTTACCATTAACCTACGTTAACGATGCTTTGAGAGCAGTTATGTTAAAAGGATCAGGCGTAGGAGATATATGGATAGATATTGTGGTTTTACTAGGATTTACAGCAATATTCTTCTATTTAGGAGTATCGAAATTTAACAGAGATATATAATTGAGTCATAGATTCTAATGACTAAATCTAAATAATTAAGGTGAAAAAATGATTGGAAAAAAGAATATATTGATTGGAATTATGATGCTTAGCATTTTCATAGTTCCAATGACAGTTTCTACTGCTTCGGCAACCGACTGGCCAATGTTTCAAGAAAATTTGAACCATACCGCATACATGGACGAAGCTTCTGATTTCAATCCAGACACATGGTTATTCCAAACTTCTGGACTTTTAACATCAGCAGCAATAACTGACAAGTTGATCTATTTCGGATCAAGCAGCGGTTTATTCTCTGCCCTTAACCTTGAAGACGGTACAAAAGTCTGGGATTACAAGGCAGGAGGAAACATAACAAACGCTCCAATAGTAGTTGGAGACAATGTATACTTCGGATCTGGAGACAGCTATCTCTATGCTTTGAATAAAAAAACTGGAGATGACGTTTGGAAATATAAAACAGGAAATGCAATAGAAACAACCCCCGCCATAGATAATGGGATAATATATTTCGGATCAGATGATCAGAGATTATACGCCCTAAATACCAACGACAGTACCAAAAAATGGGAATTCCAAACTGGAAACGCTGTTAGATCTTCCCCTACAGTTTATAATGATACTGTATACTTCGGATCTGATGATGGAAAAATATATGCTTTAGGCATAGCCAACGGAACACAAACATGGGCATATGATACAGGCAGTGCCGTAAGATCATCTCCTGCCATTAACAACACAACTTTGTATATGGGTACCGATAATGGAAACTTCTACGCACTAAACACTGCCGATGGTTCAGTTTTATGGAATTATAACCTAAATGATTCTGTGAAATCATCTGCACTTTTAGATCCAAACGATAATGCCCTCTTCATAGGTTCAGATAACGGAAATGTAACGGCCCTTGATATGCGTGATGGAAAACTTAAATGGTCCGTCAACACCGGAAACGTTAAAACAACCCCTGCACTTATGGGAGACAATATTGTAGTAACTTCAGAAACTGGAACAGTCTACGTTCTAAACAAGTACAGTGGAAAAGAAGAATGGAGTTATACTCCGGGTTATTACCTATTTAATTCACCATTAACATCACCAATAGTATATGGTGACGATATATTTGTGGGTGATAATAACGGAAACATGTACGCAATAGACTTCTCAAGAAAAACCGGACCTGTTTCTAACTACCTCTACTATGTGATAGCCATAGTTGTAGTCATAGTTGGAGGATTATTAGCAGTAAGGACACTTAGAAGAAGAAGAAAAGGGAAAGAATAAATTTTTCCCTTATTAATTTTTTTTTAAAAAAAATATCCAAATTTATAAAGATAACAAATATAAAACTAGTTTTTTTAGGCTTCAGATGGAAGTATCATCCCTTGAAAGCTGAATTTCTATGGCAGAAACATTAGTATTTGTGCCTTCATTGTTCATAATTTCCTCTGTGCTTATGTCTATAGATTCCACTTGTGCATCAGTAATAAATCTGTTTCTAACTATCTCAGCAACATCAACAGCTCTGCTGATTGCCCTACCTCTAGCTTTTAGAACAACCTCAGAAAGTCCGCCATTCATTTGTGTTACTACTGCTAAAACGTAATTCATTACTGGTTTATTTCCAATGTATACAATATTTTCCTCTGGCATCGCTTTAACCTCCAAATAATACCCTGATTGTTTAGATATATTTAATATTATATATATTTTACGTTCATAAGACCTTTTTTAACAGATCAATAATTAAATAAGTAGTTTAAGTAGGGATAATATCATATTACGCAATTCATACAAGTTTAACCGGATTTATATGGATTAAAATAAGAATAGATAACACAAAATACTTTATTTTTTTTTATAAAAACTTTGTATAATAAAACTTTAATGCAATTAGTTGAAGTTCATCTTCTAATCATCATGTCCTAAACATAATAATAACTCCGTCCAATATATCCAATTCGTTAAGTATGGGATTAAAAGTACATTCCATTGATGTATAATTTTTATCATTAGATTTTATTGAAAAATTCTGTTCAATTACTTCGGTTGAATTGAACCTTCCGATTATATCGTTTAAATCTATATCGGGTATCAATTCTCCCACAGAGGTTCCAATGAAACTCTCATTAGATATTTCTACAAAATTCGCTGCAACAGGATTAATAAAAATAATTCTTCCCTTTAGATCAGTTGCAATCGCACCTTCACTAACAGTTTTGAGAACAGATTCAAGTAATTTATAATGACCCTTAGCATTGTAACTTTCAGATACACCTTTGTTTTTGTACAAAATTATATCTATAGCAGTGTAGAGCTCATTTTCTTCAAAGGGCTTGTGAAGAAATTCAAAGGGTTCTTTAACTATAAAAGCAGAAGGATGTGTAGATTTAACCCTTTCAATTGTATTTTTATCTGAATAAGAAGTTAGGTAAATTATTGGAATGCCAAACTTAGATTCAATGATCTGAGCAGCATCCACTCCATCCAATTTTCCTTCAAGTTTGATATCCATTATAACTAGATCTGGCTTCTTTTCTTGGCTGAATTTTACGGCATCTTCCCCGTTGTTAACAACGGCTATTACATTGTAATATGCCTTTTCAAGACTATTTTTTATGTCCTTTGCCGTAATCCCTTCATCTTCAACAACCAGAATATCTACGGGTGTCATGAATGATACCTCCAGTATTTATTGGTTTTTTTGTTTGAATACTAGGATAAAACCATTAATTTGGCCATCATTATCAGATATAGAATTTAAATCACATTTAACTTTTATTTCTTGCCCATTAGATACAAGGATATGTTCATTTTGTTGTAGATGTTCCTTCATTAACGTCAGATCAAACGATTCGAAGGTTTTAAGGGGCTGAAATACCGTGCTAACTTTCTTACCCACTACTTTATCAAGTTTAAATCCAGTTAGATTTTCAGCTGAAGAATTCATGAGTTTAACTAGACCCTCAGAATTTGTAGCGATTACAGCTTCGTTGTAATGTTTAAGCATTGCAGACACTAAATTGTCATGGTTTTTTTCCATTTTATGTCTGTAGAGAGTGGTAGCTATCGCCGAATGTAATTCACTTTCTTCAAATGGCTTTTTTATTAAGCCAGTCTCGTCTTTCATTACGAATCCCGAATGTTCTGTTGCTTTAGCTCGAGTAAGAGTATATTCATCAGAAAATGCTGTTAAGTATATGACAGGAATATCATATTTTAATTTAATTTGCCCTGCAGCTTCAATTCCATCCATTTTACCTTTTAATTTAATATCCATTAAAACAAGGTCGGGCTGAAGTTTTCCTGCACTTTCTATGGCTTCCTTTCCTGATGCAACCATATCTATTACGTTGTACCCTGAACATTCTAGACCACTCTTTATATCTTCTGCTGTTATCCTTTCATCCTCTACCACCAGTATATTAGGCCCCATTATATCCCCCTAAATAGCTAACTAAAAATTAGTTAGTTTAACGTTCAATAAGTATCTTGTTAATTGAATCTAAAACTGCTTCAACACTTGCCATGACCACGTCATCTGTTGTTGATCTTCCAGTTGCCTTGTTGCCCTTCTTATCACCCATAATAACAAATACTTCAGCTAGAGCATTAGTTCCACCAGTTATTGCTTCAATATTATATTCTTTGAGTTCAATATCTGCTGTCTCCCCTACTAAGCTTTGTATTGCATTTATAGCTGCGTCTACTGGACCTACTCCTGTTTTTGCAGCTGTTTTAACTTTGCCGTTGATATCAAGCTTTACTGTTGCTGTTGGCATTACATTATCACCAGTCATTACTGAGAAGCCCTCGAGTTTGACAATTTCTTTGTGGGCCTTTCCAAGCACAGTCTCGGACATTGCCTTTAGATCAGCATCTGTTACGCATTTACCCTTGTCTCCAAGCCTTTTAACCTGATCAAAAACCCTTATGAACTGATCTTCATTGAGTTCAATGCCATACTCATCAAGTTTGGCCTTTATAGCATTTGCCCCTGTGTGTTTTCCAAGGACTATTCTTCTGGTATGGCCAACCATTTCTGGTGTGATTGGTTCGTAAGTTTCTGCATTTTGAAGGACACCATGGACATGGATTCCGGCCTCGTGTGCAAATGCATTCTCCCCAATTATTGCCTTGTTTGGAGGCATTTTAATACCAGTTATCCTTGATACAAATTCAGAGGTATCAACTAATAGTTTTGTATCTATAGATGTTTTAATATTATATTGAGATGTTAAAGCCATTACAACCTCTTCTAAAGAAGCATTTCCTGCCCGCTCCCCTAATCCATTTATGGTTGAATGCACTTGACTTGCACCTGCTTCTACCGCACTCAGGGAATTTGCAACAGCCAGCCCAAAATCATCATGACAATGAACACTGATGGGAGTTTTCAATATTTTCTTCAGTTCAGTAATTAAATAGTTCATTGAAGACGGGATCATTACTCCAACTGTATCTGGTACGTTTATGAAATCTGCACCAGCATCCTCAACAGCCAGATACACTTCTTTAAGATAATCAAATTCAGTACGTGTAGCATCTTCTGCTGAAAATTCAGCAGTTATTCCATGATCCTTTATGTATTCAACACCCTCTACAGACTTATTTAAAATTTCTTCCTTATCCATTTTTAACTTGTACTCTCGGTGTAATGGAGAAGTCCCTATAAACGTGTGAATGTAATCCACACCACAGTCTATTGCAGCATCTAAATCAACACGTAAAGGTCTTGCCAAACCACAAACTCGGGAGTCAAGTTCAAGTTTTAAAATTTCTTTTGTAGCTCTAACTTCACCATCTGATGCAGCTGGAAATCCAACTTCCATGGTGTTAACACCCAATTTATCTAACTTTTTAGCTATTCTTATCTTTTCATCTACAGTTAGGGCTACTCCAGGTGTTTGTTCCCCATCCCTTAGGGTAGTGTCCAGAATTTTAACGGTATCTGGAAGATTCATAGTCTGTTTGACTGTTTCTATGTACATTGAAAGACCTCTTTTGGTTGACATTTTATATTAATAGTTTATCTTAAACTATAAAAAAAAGTTGTTGTTGAATAATTTTTTATAATGCAGTTCCCATTATCAGACTCAAGAAATTTCTCAAACCAGGGGCAAATCCTAAAATAAATATTGCCAACTTCAACATGTTTGCAATTGTCTTGTCTTCGATATAACTATCTATAACATATAACGCTGCCAATATCACAGCTATTTTTAACGGAAACATCACAGCGGCGGTTCCTACCAGTCCAGTTAATGCACTTGGAAGCACATGTTGTTCACTGTACCCATAAAAGTCAACTGCCACATACGTTGAAGATGCATCGAAAAGGTGGGCCATTAAGACGGTTAAGTTGATTTTGTTGCTGAGTAAGGACCATTTGTTTCGAAGCAACACAAATATGGAAGATATTAAAGCCCAAATACCAAGGACTTGAAGTGCAGCTACAACATTGATTGGACCCAAGAAGATTATGTTGGGTATGCATATCACCGCACCCACACCAAAAATTATGTACCTATAATCAATCTGAGTTTTTTTCTCGATGAAGTATGCAGATAATACGGTTATTATGGCTATGAAACCTGTTAAGAGGTATATTCCGGGTGTTACCAGAAGGTAGGTGAGTGGATAAATGTTGTTATCAACAAGGGCACGGGCACCTGACCCAAAGAATATGAATGGTGTGAGAGGTATTATCAGATCAGCTGGATCTTTCTCAATATACTTAAACATCTTTATAATCAAAAGAATTGAAATACCAAGTATTAATCCAAAAACAACGGTGTTAAGTGTAGTGTAACCAGGGTGTAAATATATGAAATTTTCCCGGATATACTGCATGATTTGAGGTATCATGGTTCTAATATGGATCTTAATGCTATAAAATTTTGTATAAACTGTTAATAATCACAGTTCATCCAATTTTTTTGATCTTCTTGTTTATCACTTCTTTTAAAATAAGGGGCAACGGTGTTCTGTCCCCATATACATTGGTTTTCCCGGATAATATCGCTTCAATAATGGATTCATATGAAAAATCAGCTTCAAATTCTGTTACACAACTACCGATTGCACCTATGAAATGAGCATCACTTGAACCTATTTCAGGAAGGTTTCGACGTTCCGCAAGATTTTTTGCCTTCCAGTTGGAATATCCAAATATGTACCTTGAATTCAAGGTTTCAATTGCATCGATATCCAACTCTTTAACACTATCACATAAACCATCCCTGTAACTAACAAATGGATGTGCTGCTACTGCAATACCGCCCAATGAACGGATTTTTTCAACGGTATCCTCTGGAGACAAACCCTTCTCAACATCTTCTTTAATTCCAAGCGCCACAATATGACCTTTGCTTGAACTTACTTCAACTGCAGGGACCACAACAAAGTCTTCAAAATCTTTGGCTTCCTCAATTGTAACTAGGGATCCTTTGATGGTGTTGTGATCTGCCACTGCGATGGCATCTAACCCAATCTTTTTTGCCCGTTTGATAATATCCCTAGGTGAAGCTGTAGAATCGCTCGAATATGTACTGTGTATATGGGGGTCAAATATCATGTTTAAACCTTTTATTTTTTCCTTAGCTGTACTATTATTTCCTAATGATTGATTTAATAAGACCCACTGGACCTGTCATCATCACATCACCTGCAGGGGCTGCGTTGTGAACCTTTAAATCAGTTTTTTTCAACAACTCTCTCAATGGTCCTGTAGCAACAATGCACTCGCATTTACTCATGGGGCCTGTAACCCATGCTCCATGACCCCCATCATCATGAACTTCTTCATGTGTGATGGTACCTTTTTCAAGTTTTAACACCAAACTTTTCAGTTTGTCTGGTGTAAGAGCCCTTGTGTGGTGTTCAAATACACCAATAATTTTTCCTTCTTCACAGGCAGCTGCAAGCGTATGACCGTTTCCAATATCCATGACAATGTAACTTTCAAGATCCTTCACATAATCATCACAAGTAGCACCACACACTGATGCAAATTTAGAGTCCATCATGGTTGGTTTATAACCTTTTAAAGATTTTACCACCGCATTCATTCGTGAGAAATATTCTGGAACATCACCATGGTAAGCAAATTCTTCAGGACTTCGGGGAACATCCAGTTTTTCTTTGATCTTCATGAATCTGAAGTTTCTATCCCCCATTCCAGGCATGTATCCATGATCCTGTACAGCAATTCCCAACTCGTCAAAGTCCATTTCCACATCAAACTTGGAGAATGCTCCTTCTATTGCATCTAGATCTATGTCTTTTAATTCAACAGAGCCCAGTTCAGGACGTTTTTCATTATCAGGTATTATGGTTATTCCAAATTGTCTCACCCGATCTAGATCGTCCCTAACAGTTATTGCTGCACTTTCTGTCATTATTACTTTATAACCGCGATCCAAATGATTTTTTATGGCCTTGTTGATTGGGCCTCCTCCCATGGTACTTCCTTTGATAAAAATATCGTTGTGATGGTTTCTTATTTTCTCTGCAATTATCCTGGTTGGAGATGGCATTACCATTTTAAACGAATTTTCTATTGTATCTTCTGAGTCGTACAACATAATATCCTGGGTGCCTACACCTATATCCACTGCCAATATCTTCATGCTCCTATACTTTGTTACAGATCATATATTAAATTATCAAAAAATCTATGTACAGATATGTACAACAAAGGTTTAAGTAGGGCACAAAATATAAATTATTCAACTGATTTGAGGCGAAAATTCTTTTAGACAAAATCTAATATTTTGATTAATTCATGAATTACGTCTTTAAATTTAAAAAAAATATAATAGGTGGTTAAATGTATAAAATAACTCTTTCAGAAAAGGAAACACCGAAAAAATGGTACAATATAGCTGCAGATCTTCCTGTGGAACTTCCCCCATCAACACAAACAGAGGAAGGCCATCAAATTGACAATTTGCCAAAATTATTTTCTAAGTATGTTCTTCAACAGGAAATGTCCACAGAAAGATGGATAGACATTCCAAAAGAAGTTAGGAAAGTTTACAAACAGATTGGAAGACCTTCTGCCCTCTTCAGAGCTACAGGACTCGAAAAGTACCTAGATACTCCTGCAAAAATTTACTACAAACGTGAAGATCAGTCCCCTGTGGGCAGTCACAAACTCAATACCGCAATTGCACAGGCATACTACGCTAAAAAAGCAGGTGCTGAAAGATTAACCACCGAAACTGGTGCAGGACAATGGGGATCAGCATTATCCCTGGCATGTTCATTGTTAGGATTGGATTGTACCGTCTACATGGTAAACGTTTCATTCAAACAAAAACCATACCGTAAAACTGTAATGCACTTATACGATGGCGAAGTACTCCCTTCCCCTAGTAACAGAACAGAATTCGGAAGAAAAATTCTAGCAGAAGATCCAAACCATCCAGGATCCCTTGGAATAGCAATTTCAGAAGCTATGGAAGATGCCTTCAACGATGATAGTGCATTTTATACTCTCGGCAGTGTATTAAACCATGTTCTACTCCATCAGACAGTGATTGGTCTTGAAGCTCAAAAACAGTTCGCTAAAATTGATGAAAAACCAGATATCCTAGTTGGATGTGTTGGAGGAGGAAGTAACTTTGGTGGAGCAGCTTTCCCATTCATGAAAGACAAACTCTCCGGAGACCTAGACTGCCAGTTCCTAGCTGCAGAGCCTGCTTCCTGTCCAACCTTAACACAGGGGGAGTACAAATACGATTACGGTGACACTGCAGGATTAACTCCCCTCATGAAGATGTACACATTGGGTCATGAATTTGTCCCACCATCAGTGCATGCAGGAGGATTAAGATACCACGGAATGGCACCTTTAGTGGCATTACTAGTTAACCAAGGACTTGTCGAAGGAAGAACTGTAAACCAGACAGAATTATTCCAAGCAGGTAAGCTATTTGCCAATACAGAAGGAGTCATACCTGCACCTGAAACCTGTCACGCCATAAAAGTCGCAATAGATGAAGCAAATAAATGCAAAAAGACTGGAGAAGAAAAGAATATCATGATCACTTTCTCTGGCCATGGTCTATTGGATCTTCAGGGATACGACGACTTCATAGAGGGACACTTAACACAGTAAAATCCCCACTACTCTTTTTTTTAAAATTAACAAACTACTCATTTCTTTAAGATCATATTCATAATATAATTCCATATTAGAAACTGTTTTATCGAAACTTAATGTTCGATATATAAATTTGAAATATTTATTTATAGGATTCGATCTATAAAATTAATAGATAAAGATGGAGGATAATTAGTATGTATCAAATAGGGGAAGCCTTAATAGGAAATGGCAACGAAATAGCTCACGTTGATTTAGTAATTGGAGACAAAAATGGACCTGTTGGAACAGCATTTGTTAACAACATGGCCAGTATGTCAATAGGACACACACCACTCTTATCGGTTATTAGACCAAACTTACTCACTAAACCTGCAACACTCATAGTTCCAAAGGTAACTGTTAGGGACTTGGAAGATGCTGACAAGATTTTCGGCCCTGCACAGACAGCTGTGGGTCGCGCAGTTGCAGATGCAGTGGACGAAGGAATAATACCAAAGGAAGATGTGGAAGACATAGTCATAATAGCAAATGTGTTTATACATCCTGGTGCAAAGGATTTCCGTAAAATTTACCAGTATAACTATGGAGCTACAAAATTGGCAATTCAAAGGGCAATGGAAGGATATCCATCAGTTAAAAAAGTATTAGCAGAAAAAGATCGTGGAACTCACCCAATAATGGGATTCAAAGTCACAAGACTGTGGAACCCACCTTATCTCCAGGTTGCATTGGACCTTGACAACATGGAAGAAATGGAAAGAATTATCAAAACCCTTCCTGACAGAGAAAGAATCCTGATAGAAGCAGGAACTCCACTTGTTAAGAAGTTCGGTGTTGGAATCATTGGTAAGATAAGGGAACTTAAGAAAGACGCATTCATTATAGCAGATCTTAAAACATTAGATGTAGGCCGTATTGAAGTTAAAATGGCTGCAGATGAAACAGCAGATGCAATTGCAATATCTGGACTTGGAACTGTTGAATCCATTGAAAAAGCTATACATGAAGCCAAAAAACAGGGAATTTATTCCATACTCGACATGATGAACGTGGAAAACTTCGTTGAAAAACTTGAAGCTGTCCAGTTCAAACCAGACATCGTTCTTCTACACAGAAATGTTGATCTAGAAACTATGCAGGCAGAGAGGGGAGAAGAATTAGCTGAAGTTACAGAATGGGGTAACATCCACCAGATCAAATCCATACTCGGTGAAGGCAAACTAGTTGCAGTGGCCGGTGGAATTACACCTGATCGTGTTGACAAGGCAATTGATAGTGACGCAGATATAATCGTTGTTGGAAGGTACATAATAGGTTCCAGAGATGTTAGACGTTCTGCTCAAGACTTCCTTGACCGCATGCCTCAGGATCCAGATACAATGAGACTTGCAATGGACGAAGACGAATCGATCTAAACAGATCGATTAATATTTCTTTTTTTTAAAATAATAATTTTGATTTTATTCTTAATTTTTCCAGTAGTTATTACATCTTTAAATGAATTATTAACTGAGATAATTTATTACGAAATCACTGTTAATGCATTCAAATGTAATAATACTAAATTTCATGGAAATTAAAAAATTTCTTTTGAAATCCCACAATAAATTTTACATACTTCCAAATTAATTCAAAATTATCAGTTAATTAATAACAATCATTAAAATAATGTCCAACTATTAATCATTCAGTAATAAATTTGAAACATAAAAGATTAATTAAGTAATAACAACCAATAGATATATATTATATTAGCCAAAAGCATTTATTGTGATTTAAAGGCGTTAAAGTACGTTTACAGAGGTATTACGATTCCTTAATAAAATTGAGGCATAGTATTACCATTCAAATACTCTTTAACGTAGTAAAAAATTAAGGAGGAATTAAATGCATATACCTGACGGATTTATACCCTTGTGGCAATGTGCTATTTACTACGTAATATTGATAGTTGCATTGTACTTCTCCCAGAAATGGGCTAGAAAAAATCTTGATGAAAAAATGGTCCCTTTGATGGCAGTTTTAGCTGCAGGTATATTCGCTATCATGTCCATGAACATGCCCATACCATTCGGTACAAGTGGACACATGGTGGGCGGAGCTTTAGTAGCAA is part of the Methanobacterium lacus genome and encodes:
- the albA gene encoding DNA-binding protein Alba is translated as MPEENIVYIGNKPVMNYVLAVVTQMNGGLSEVVLKARGRAISRAVDVAEIVRNRFITDAQVESIDISTEEIMNNEGTNTNVSAIEIQLSRDDTSI
- a CDS encoding outer membrane protein assembly factor BamB family protein — translated: MIGKKNILIGIMMLSIFIVPMTVSTASATDWPMFQENLNHTAYMDEASDFNPDTWLFQTSGLLTSAAITDKLIYFGSSSGLFSALNLEDGTKVWDYKAGGNITNAPIVVGDNVYFGSGDSYLYALNKKTGDDVWKYKTGNAIETTPAIDNGIIYFGSDDQRLYALNTNDSTKKWEFQTGNAVRSSPTVYNDTVYFGSDDGKIYALGIANGTQTWAYDTGSAVRSSPAINNTTLYMGTDNGNFYALNTADGSVLWNYNLNDSVKSSALLDPNDNALFIGSDNGNVTALDMRDGKLKWSVNTGNVKTTPALMGDNIVVTSETGTVYVLNKYSGKEEWSYTPGYYLFNSPLTSPIVYGDDIFVGDNNGNMYAIDFSRKTGPVSNYLYYVIAIVVVIVGGLLAVRTLRRRRKGKE
- a CDS encoding ATP-binding response regulator, translated to MGPNILVVEDERITAEDIKSGLECSGYNVIDMVASGKEAIESAGKLQPDLVLMDIKLKGKMDGIEAAGQIKLKYDIPVIYLTAFSDEYTLTRAKATEHSGFVMKDETGLIKKPFEESELHSAIATTLYRHKMEKNHDNLVSAMLKHYNEAVIATNSEGLVKLMNSSAENLTGFKLDKVVGKKVSTVFQPLKTFESFDLTLMKEHLQQNEHILVSNGQEIKVKCDLNSISDNDGQINGFILVFKQKNQ
- a CDS encoding ABC transporter permease, whose product is MVETKKIMWMIKKDLMVLWRHKPRLISLFLFPIIMITLFGYGMGGTINNIPVVVVDQSQGNLSDATLSAIKGNTLYDVKEITTDPNKGLQMVQNGQAKAAIILPTNYDTLNDTSPKSIVVDVDSSDQLAAGTIIPATQGLFTQINQQIAEQKLQSSSISVSSSQVNGTQVAPYQSILNTINVEVNKLYGNISYLNFLAPAIIGMTILFGCVFGMGEIVAGERERGELARLFMTPTSVATVIGGKIISKLVQETGRGIILIVAAIALFGIIINGSMVLTILLLILGALCFIGFGIMVSARVSSQEDFMQTVMPITMPMMFLSGVFYPIETMPWIFQKIAYILPLTYVNDALRAVMLKGSGVGDIWIDIVVLLGFTAIFFYLGVSKFNRDI
- a CDS encoding DUF63 family protein; this encodes MIPQIMQYIRENFIYLHPGYTTLNTVVFGLILGISILLIIKMFKYIEKDPADLIIPLTPFIFFGSGARALVDNNIYPLTYLLVTPGIYLLTGFIAIITVLSAYFIEKKTQIDYRYIIFGVGAVICIPNIIFLGPINVVAALQVLGIWALISSIFVLLRNKWSLLSNKINLTVLMAHLFDASSTYVAVDFYGYSEQHVLPSALTGLVGTAAVMFPLKIAVILAALYVIDSYIEDKTIANMLKLAIFILGFAPGLRNFLSLIMGTAL
- a CDS encoding response regulator, with product MTPVDILVVEDEGITAKDIKNSLEKAYYNVIAVVNNGEDAVKFSQEKKPDLVIMDIKLEGKLDGVDAAQIIESKFGIPIIYLTSYSDKNTIERVKSTHPSAFIVKEPFEFLHKPFEENELYTAIDIILYKNKGVSESYNAKGHYKLLESVLKTVSEGAIATDLKGRIIFINPVAANFVEISNESFIGTSVGELIPDIDLNDIIGRFNSTEVIEQNFSIKSNDKNYTSMECTFNPILNELDILDGVIIMFRT
- a CDS encoding DUF1786 domain-containing protein codes for the protein MKILAVDIGVGTQDIMLYDSEDTIENSFKMVMPSPTRIIAEKIRNHHNDIFIKGSTMGGGPINKAIKNHLDRGYKVIMTESAAITVRDDLDRVRQFGITIIPDNEKRPELGSVELKDIDLDAIEGAFSKFDVEMDFDELGIAVQDHGYMPGMGDRNFRFMKIKEKLDVPRSPEEFAYHGDVPEYFSRMNAVVKSLKGYKPTMMDSKFASVCGATCDDYVKDLESYIVMDIGNGHTLAAACEEGKIIGVFEHHTRALTPDKLKSLVLKLEKGTITHEEVHDDGGHGAWVTGPMSKCECIVATGPLRELLKKTDLKVHNAAPAGDVMMTGPVGLIKSIIRK
- a CDS encoding PHP domain-containing protein — protein: MIFDPHIHSTYSSDSTASPRDIIKRAKKIGLDAIAVADHNTIKGSLVTIEEAKDFEDFVVVPAVEVSSSKGHIVALGIKEDVEKGLSPEDTVEKIRSLGGIAVAAHPFVSYRDGLCDSVKELDIDAIETLNSRYIFGYSNWKAKNLAERRNLPEIGSSDAHFIGAIGSCVTEFEADFSYESIIEAILSGKTNVYGDRTPLPLILKEVINKKIKKIG
- a CDS encoding 2-isopropylmalate synthase, encoding MYIETVKQTMNLPDTVKILDTTLRDGEQTPGVALTVDEKIRIAKKLDKLGVNTMEVGFPAASDGEVRATKEILKLELDSRVCGLARPLRVDLDAAIDCGVDYIHTFIGTSPLHREYKLKMDKEEILNKSVEGVEYIKDHGITAEFSAEDATRTEFDYLKEVYLAVEDAGADFINVPDTVGVMIPSSMNYLITELKKILKTPISVHCHDDFGLAVANSLSAVEAGASQVHSTINGLGERAGNASLEEVVMALTSQYNIKTSIDTKLLVDTSEFVSRITGIKMPPNKAIIGENAFAHEAGIHVHGVLQNAETYEPITPEMVGHTRRIVLGKHTGANAIKAKLDEYGIELNEDQFIRVFDQVKRLGDKGKCVTDADLKAMSETVLGKAHKEIVKLEGFSVMTGDNVMPTATVKLDINGKVKTAAKTGVGPVDAAINAIQSLVGETADIELKEYNIEAITGGTNALAEVFVIMGDKKGNKATGRSTTDDVVMASVEAVLDSINKILIER